The Thermoplasma acidophilum DSM 1728 genome includes a window with the following:
- a CDS encoding signal recognition particle protein Srp54 produces MVLESFSASLRETIRKITGSSYIDKETVKEISKDLQRILLKADVNVKTVLQVTKEMERRALEEKPPAGMAHQDYMVRIIYEELLKILGEPSNVKLKPQTIMLVGLYGNGKTTTAGKLARFFAKKGLNSGLIAADVHRYAAYDQLKQIASEVNAKFYGDQSEKDPVRLIKHGLEQLKDVAVKIIDTSGRDSMDAELFDEIRRIKEAVAPDEVLMIIDATMGQQAGPEAKAFNDAIGVTGIIITKMDGTAKGGGALSAVAEIHVPIYFIGTGEHMDDLEVFDPKKFLSRLLGLGDLESLFETVQEADITEEEAQESFEKLMTGKFNLKDMYDVWEKFSKPGLMKKLVDALPLARIPGSQKIDDSKIQSAEDKLRMYRIIMDSMTFEELENPEIINAKRITRIARGAGVREEDVRMLLKEFKAMKNNMKMMKGNRGLKKMLQANFRSGNFGLEDLGIKE; encoded by the coding sequence ATGGTTCTTGAAAGTTTCTCGGCCTCGCTACGTGAGACGATACGTAAGATCACAGGATCGTCTTATATCGATAAGGAAACCGTTAAGGAGATATCGAAGGATCTGCAACGCATACTGCTGAAGGCCGACGTCAACGTCAAGACTGTTCTTCAAGTAACGAAGGAAATGGAGAGGCGCGCCTTGGAAGAAAAGCCTCCAGCCGGAATGGCGCACCAGGATTACATGGTCCGCATAATTTATGAAGAACTCCTGAAGATCCTTGGAGAACCATCAAACGTCAAGCTCAAGCCCCAGACAATAATGCTTGTCGGTCTGTATGGAAACGGAAAGACCACAACTGCCGGGAAGCTGGCCAGATTCTTCGCCAAGAAGGGCCTGAACTCTGGCCTGATAGCGGCAGATGTTCACAGATATGCCGCATACGATCAGCTGAAGCAGATCGCTTCAGAGGTCAATGCGAAGTTCTATGGTGACCAGAGCGAAAAGGATCCGGTCAGGTTGATAAAGCACGGCCTGGAACAGCTGAAGGATGTGGCGGTCAAGATCATCGATACCAGTGGCAGGGATTCCATGGACGCCGAGCTCTTCGATGAGATAAGGAGGATCAAGGAAGCCGTGGCACCTGACGAGGTCCTCATGATCATCGATGCTACCATGGGGCAGCAGGCCGGGCCGGAGGCGAAGGCATTCAATGACGCAATAGGCGTAACAGGCATTATCATAACAAAGATGGATGGAACGGCCAAGGGCGGCGGTGCCCTCAGTGCAGTCGCTGAAATACACGTTCCCATATACTTCATAGGTACTGGAGAGCACATGGATGATCTGGAGGTCTTTGACCCAAAGAAATTCCTGTCAAGGCTTCTCGGCCTAGGCGATCTAGAATCCCTCTTCGAAACCGTCCAGGAGGCGGATATAACGGAGGAGGAGGCTCAGGAATCGTTTGAAAAGCTGATGACGGGAAAGTTCAACCTGAAGGACATGTACGATGTCTGGGAGAAGTTCTCCAAACCGGGCCTGATGAAGAAACTGGTTGACGCTCTCCCGCTGGCAAGGATACCGGGTTCGCAGAAGATCGATGACAGCAAGATACAGAGCGCCGAGGATAAGCTGAGAATGTACAGGATCATCATGGATTCGATGACGTTTGAAGAGCTCGAGAACCCTGAAATAATAAATGCCAAGAGAATAACGAGGATTGCCAGAGGCGCAGGTGTCAGGGAAGAAGATGTGAGGATGCTTTTGAAGGAGTTCAAGGCCATGAAGAACAACATGAAGATGATGAAGGGAAACCGTGGCCTAAAGAAAATGCTGCAGGCAAACTTCAGATCCGGAAACTTCGGCCTGGAGGATCTCGGCATAAAGGAGTGA
- a CDS encoding digeranylgeranylglycerophospholipid reductase: protein METYDVLVVGGGPGGSTAARYAAKYGLKTLMIEKRPEIGSPVRCGEGLSKGILNEADIKADRSFIANEVKGARIYGPSEKRPIILQSEKAGNEVGYVLERDKFDKHLAALAAKAGADVWVKSPALGVIKENGKVAGAKIRHNNEIVDVRAKMVIAADGFESEFGRWAGLKSVILARNDIISALQYRMINVDVDPDYTDFYLGSIAPAGYIWVFPKGEGMANVGIGSSINWIHNRFELKNYLDRFIENHPGLKKGQDIQLVTGGVSVSKVKMPITMPGLMLVGDAARLIDPITGGGIANAIVSGMYAAQVTKEAIESNDYSPQMMQKYEKLIKERFERKHLRNWVAKEKLAMLSDDTLDKLVDIVSEQVLTTISVEAILKAIAEKYPEVVKELEDLI, encoded by the coding sequence ATGGAAACCTATGATGTTCTTGTGGTTGGAGGCGGCCCTGGCGGAAGTACGGCTGCCAGATATGCTGCCAAGTATGGCCTGAAAACACTGATGATAGAGAAGAGACCTGAGATAGGATCTCCTGTGAGATGCGGAGAGGGCCTTTCAAAGGGGATACTCAACGAAGCAGATATAAAAGCTGACAGATCCTTCATAGCCAACGAAGTGAAAGGTGCAAGGATTTACGGACCATCGGAGAAGAGGCCAATAATTCTGCAGAGCGAGAAGGCCGGAAATGAAGTTGGCTATGTTCTTGAGAGGGACAAGTTCGACAAGCATCTTGCTGCCCTTGCTGCCAAGGCGGGCGCAGATGTGTGGGTAAAGTCGCCGGCCCTTGGCGTGATAAAAGAGAACGGCAAGGTCGCTGGGGCAAAGATAAGGCACAATAACGAGATAGTGGATGTCAGGGCAAAGATGGTCATAGCCGCAGACGGTTTCGAGAGCGAATTCGGAAGGTGGGCCGGCCTGAAGAGCGTGATACTGGCAAGGAATGACATAATATCCGCGCTTCAGTACAGGATGATCAATGTCGATGTGGACCCTGACTACACCGACTTCTACCTCGGTTCGATAGCGCCGGCCGGTTATATATGGGTATTCCCGAAGGGGGAAGGCATGGCCAACGTGGGCATAGGGTCCTCCATAAACTGGATACACAACAGGTTCGAGCTGAAGAACTACCTTGACAGGTTCATAGAGAACCATCCTGGTTTGAAGAAGGGCCAGGATATACAGCTTGTTACAGGCGGCGTTTCGGTTTCTAAGGTCAAGATGCCTATCACTATGCCGGGCCTAATGCTCGTAGGAGACGCTGCAAGGCTCATCGATCCAATCACGGGTGGTGGAATAGCAAACGCCATTGTCTCTGGTATGTACGCTGCGCAGGTTACCAAGGAAGCAATTGAGAGCAATGATTACTCGCCGCAGATGATGCAGAAATACGAAAAACTGATAAAGGAACGCTTCGAGAGAAAGCACCTCAGGAACTGGGTGGCGAAGGAGAAACTTGCCATGCTATCGGATGATACGCTTGACAAGCTCGTCGATATAGTATCTGAGCAGGTGCTTACAACCATATCTGTCGAGGCGATACTGAAGGCGATCGCTGAAAAATACCCTGAGGTCGTCAAGGAGCTGGAAGACCTCATCTGA
- a CDS encoding 4Fe-4S binding protein, giving the protein MVELKVKTEMDVDRNLCNYCGACVGMCPTDAIWLDETVIKIHEEKCIECGFCIVGCPTGAITAEWFHGNL; this is encoded by the coding sequence ATGGTGGAGCTAAAAGTTAAGACAGAGATGGATGTCGACAGAAACCTCTGCAATTACTGCGGAGCCTGTGTGGGTATGTGCCCCACGGATGCCATATGGCTCGATGAAACGGTGATAAAGATCCATGAGGAAAAATGCATAGAGTGCGGGTTCTGCATCGTTGGATGCCCAACTGGGGCAATAACAGCGGAGTGGTTCCATGGAAACCTATGA
- a CDS encoding coiled-coil domain-containing protein: protein MAEESPLKDVRFKIPVDLDARVKDSGKSYRDIVFEYFNGTNNGNSIPEWIFEPEKVSRISLYGYLKGLEVNDYNQKFVRYLYHRITERLEKNPGDEKLLDLKEFVIQDMTNEESPFELELVRSAMKPVIDIIDSIYSDDGLAGERKKVEAEIQDLMVQKERLTQEIDQAKQELANLGNTKVQLDQALADMQRQMDDIQNGIDERIKQIYAENESMKKTLEDYDKVRGDLANAMSTISQMKDLILQRDAEIKKLKDSYNDIFKKYDTLINKMTRKEFEKINARELPSKE from the coding sequence ATGGCAGAAGAATCACCTTTAAAGGATGTCAGGTTCAAGATACCCGTGGATCTCGATGCCAGGGTAAAGGACAGTGGAAAGAGTTATCGTGATATAGTTTTCGAATACTTCAACGGCACAAATAATGGCAATTCCATACCAGAATGGATTTTCGAGCCTGAAAAGGTAAGCAGGATATCGCTTTACGGATACCTCAAGGGCCTGGAGGTGAATGATTACAATCAGAAATTTGTAAGGTACCTCTATCACAGAATAACCGAGCGTTTGGAAAAAAATCCGGGAGATGAGAAGCTCCTGGATCTCAAGGAGTTTGTCATACAGGACATGACCAATGAAGAGAGCCCGTTCGAACTTGAACTGGTGAGGTCGGCCATGAAACCTGTGATCGATATCATCGACAGCATTTACTCTGATGACGGCCTAGCAGGCGAGAGAAAGAAGGTCGAGGCGGAGATACAGGATCTCATGGTACAGAAGGAGAGGCTGACCCAGGAGATAGATCAGGCAAAACAGGAACTTGCCAATTTGGGTAACACAAAGGTGCAGCTGGATCAGGCCCTGGCCGACATGCAGAGGCAGATGGACGATATACAAAACGGCATAGATGAGAGGATAAAGCAGATATACGCTGAGAACGAGAGCATGAAGAAGACTCTGGAGGATTATGATAAGGTGAGGGGCGATCTTGCCAACGCCATGTCTACTATATCGCAGATGAAGGATCTGATACTGCAAAGAGATGCAGAGATAAAGAAGCTGAAGGACAGTTACAATGATATATTCAAAAAATACGACACACTGATAAATAAAATGACAAGGAAGGAATTTGAGAAAATAAATGCCAGAGAACTCCCCTCAAAGGAGTGA
- the asnS gene encoding asparagine--tRNA ligase, translated as MLSIAEVSTKAYVGSKVSIRGWVYRIRSSGGVTFVVVRDSSGIIQCTARKNELPEDVYDTISSLGIESSVEFHGTLKEDRRSPSGYEIAVDSFRVYQKNDVFPITKDQGEEFLLDNRHLWLRSREFTSVLKIRSTIFRSFADFFYENGYYQVQTPFMVSTAVEGGSTLFKVDFFGEPIYLNQSAQFYLETMIYSLEKVFTIAPSFRAEKSRTRRHLTEYWHAEAEVAWIDNNEMMDIEERMIYYIVSRVTEDNEDELKMLNRDPEVLKAMKPPFPRIRYSEIIKVANSIGLPLKYGDDLGADEERQITMKYDRPIFVTNYPKDLKPFYMPVDPENPGEVLNHDMLAPEGYGEIIGGSQRIWNYDELMQRIREANLDESAYYWYVDLRKYGSVPHSGFGLGLDRLAMWIMHLDNIREAIPYPRTIRRTKP; from the coding sequence ATGTTGTCTATTGCTGAAGTTTCCACCAAGGCATACGTAGGTTCAAAAGTATCGATCAGAGGCTGGGTTTACCGGATAAGGAGTAGCGGCGGCGTAACGTTCGTTGTCGTCAGGGATTCCAGCGGCATAATTCAGTGCACAGCCAGAAAGAATGAATTGCCTGAAGATGTTTACGATACGATCTCTTCATTGGGTATAGAGAGCAGTGTGGAATTTCACGGGACGTTGAAGGAAGATAGGCGGTCTCCGTCCGGTTATGAGATCGCGGTGGATTCTTTCAGAGTGTATCAGAAAAATGATGTTTTCCCGATCACGAAGGATCAGGGAGAGGAATTTCTCCTCGACAACAGGCATCTCTGGTTGAGAAGCAGGGAGTTCACCTCAGTGCTGAAGATAAGATCGACCATATTCAGATCCTTCGCGGACTTCTTCTATGAGAACGGCTACTATCAGGTTCAGACGCCATTCATGGTTTCCACGGCAGTGGAGGGCGGATCAACGCTGTTCAAGGTGGACTTCTTCGGTGAACCAATATATCTCAATCAGAGCGCGCAGTTCTATCTTGAGACGATGATCTACAGCCTGGAAAAGGTATTCACCATCGCACCGAGTTTTAGAGCTGAGAAGTCAAGGACAAGGAGACATCTCACCGAATACTGGCATGCCGAGGCGGAGGTGGCCTGGATAGATAACAATGAGATGATGGACATAGAGGAACGCATGATATACTACATAGTAAGTAGGGTAACAGAGGATAATGAAGATGAACTCAAAATGCTCAACAGGGATCCTGAAGTTCTGAAGGCTATGAAACCGCCATTTCCAAGAATACGCTATTCCGAAATAATAAAGGTTGCAAATTCCATAGGCCTTCCGCTGAAGTATGGGGATGATCTGGGCGCCGATGAAGAAAGACAGATAACCATGAAGTACGACAGGCCGATATTTGTCACGAACTATCCGAAGGATCTCAAGCCATTCTACATGCCCGTAGATCCGGAAAATCCGGGAGAGGTCCTTAACCATGATATGCTTGCTCCTGAGGGCTACGGGGAGATAATCGGAGGGAGCCAGAGAATATGGAATTACGATGAACTTATGCAGAGGATAAGAGAGGCGAATCTAGATGAAAGCGCCTATTACTGGTACGTGGACCTCAGAAAATATGGAAGCGTACCGCACTCTGGCTTCGGGCTTGGCCTGGACAGGCTTGCGATGTGGATCATGCATCTAGACAATATACGTGAGGCCATACCCTATCCGAGGACGATAAGAAGAACAAAACCCTGA
- a CDS encoding DUF92 domain-containing protein: METIVLTLLILAILFVLSLKLRVLDLKGSVAALFIGAIVSFIGSIYWLILMLIFVASSFLATKAFFSKKVKMKVQEGEHGERRISNVTYAALVGIMITLIYGIYPHMHNYFFELFAISFAVINSDTFASEIGVIDQRVYMITTFKRVRPGVNGGVSLTGELAAILGGFIIAMFYSIFAYHGFNVPRIAEVTAAGFVGCQIDSILGALFENRGKLNKGQVNFLSSFLTVMASAAMFI, from the coding sequence TTGGAGACGATCGTCCTGACACTGCTAATCCTCGCGATACTCTTCGTACTTTCCCTGAAACTCAGGGTATTGGATCTAAAAGGCAGTGTTGCAGCGCTGTTCATAGGGGCAATCGTCTCTTTCATAGGATCCATCTACTGGCTTATACTAATGCTCATTTTTGTAGCTTCATCGTTTTTGGCCACAAAGGCCTTTTTCAGCAAAAAGGTAAAAATGAAGGTCCAGGAGGGCGAACACGGCGAGAGACGCATATCGAACGTTACCTATGCAGCGCTGGTTGGAATAATGATAACACTGATCTACGGGATATATCCACACATGCATAACTATTTCTTTGAACTCTTTGCCATTTCATTTGCCGTTATAAATTCTGATACATTCGCATCTGAGATAGGGGTTATCGATCAGAGAGTATACATGATCACCACATTCAAGAGGGTCAGGCCAGGTGTCAACGGCGGCGTCTCGCTGACCGGCGAACTTGCGGCCATATTGGGAGGATTCATAATAGCTATGTTCTACTCAATCTTCGCTTACCATGGATTCAACGTACCGCGCATTGCCGAGGTAACTGCGGCTGGATTCGTGGGTTGCCAGATAGATAGCATCCTAGGGGCGCTGTTCGAAAATCGCGGAAAATTGAACAAGGGCCAGGTGAACTTTCTATCCTCGTTCCTGACCGTCATGGCCAGCGCCGCTATGTTTATATGA
- the pdxS gene encoding pyridoxal 5'-phosphate synthase lyase subunit PdxS: protein MRFGSELIKRGFSAMTKGGVIMDVTTADQAKIAEAAGAVAVMALERVPADIRAAGGVARMADPMKIKEIMDAVSIPVMAKVRIGHISEAYVLEKIGVDMLDESEVLTPADPFFHLYKKNLTVPVVSGARNLPEAVRRIFEGAAMIRTKGEAGTGNIIEAVRHIRKVNEEISVLKRMSDEQLRAVASNISASYFVLREEASKDLMGVEGKLSYDSAYAGMGRSRIEREILAILRQIRRMGRLPVVNFAAGGVATPADGALMMELGADGVFVGSGIFKSPNPEKMARSIVEAVENYRDYDVVEKASEGLQGMPGVDIESIPKDMRLQERGW from the coding sequence TTGCGATTCGGCAGCGAACTGATCAAGAGGGGATTCTCCGCGATGACGAAGGGCGGAGTCATCATGGACGTGACAACTGCCGATCAGGCAAAGATTGCTGAGGCTGCAGGTGCTGTGGCAGTTATGGCCCTTGAACGTGTTCCTGCCGATATTCGAGCGGCTGGCGGTGTTGCCAGAATGGCCGATCCTATGAAGATCAAGGAAATCATGGATGCCGTCTCAATCCCTGTAATGGCAAAGGTCAGGATAGGGCATATATCTGAAGCCTACGTCTTAGAGAAGATAGGCGTGGACATGCTGGACGAGAGCGAGGTACTGACACCGGCCGACCCATTCTTTCATCTTTACAAGAAAAATCTCACCGTACCGGTTGTTTCTGGGGCAAGAAATCTTCCCGAGGCGGTGCGCAGAATATTTGAAGGCGCGGCGATGATAAGGACAAAGGGTGAGGCAGGCACTGGAAACATCATAGAAGCGGTCAGGCATATAAGGAAGGTGAATGAGGAGATATCTGTACTCAAGAGAATGAGCGATGAGCAACTGCGTGCTGTTGCTTCAAATATATCGGCATCGTATTTCGTGCTCCGGGAAGAGGCTTCAAAGGATCTCATGGGTGTTGAGGGAAAGCTTTCATACGATTCTGCGTACGCCGGCATGGGTAGGAGTAGGATAGAGCGTGAAATATTGGCCATACTGAGGCAGATACGCAGGATGGGAAGGTTACCGGTTGTCAACTTCGCTGCAGGTGGAGTGGCTACACCAGCAGATGGCGCACTGATGATGGAACTTGGTGCAGATGGCGTATTTGTTGGCAGCGGGATCTTCAAGTCTCCGAATCCTGAGAAGATGGCAAGAAGCATCGTTGAAGCTGTAGAAAACTACAGAGACTACGATGTAGTGGAAAAAGCCAGTGAGGGCCTCCAGGGGATGCCAGGTGTTGACATAGAGTCAATACCCAAAGATATGAGGCTTCAGGAAAGGGGCTGGTAA
- the purB gene encoding adenylosuccinate lyase, whose amino-acid sequence MVVSPIEYRYGRRQVKKIFDDETRLNYMLKVEAAIAKAESELGIIPQDAYNEIQRAVDSGSITLDEVRQVEDEIKHDVMAVVRVLSKYSGSGSKYVHFGVTSNDINDTATALQLHDFSSIYRSNLVSFMETLVGLASKYRDLPMMGRTHGQHASPITLGLKFAVYLAEMIRHLDRWDEMAGRAFAGKVLGPVGTGAALGEMALDVQKRVMDILGIYPEDGATQIVNRDRYIEYLSVINGISVTLEKIATEIRNLQRPEIDELSEYFDFEKQVGSSSMPSKVNPINSENVVSLSRFIRSLIISEYEAGVTWHERDLTNSASERFVIPYASILIDYATDRLNGVLKTLIVKEDNIRRNLENDDSIYSESIVTILTERGMARQDAHEFVRRSAMNARSKGMSFRQGLLENGIERYLSKADLDRAMDPANFIGLAPIICDTIVKKAKERIGMKDGEQAS is encoded by the coding sequence ATGGTAGTCTCGCCCATAGAATACAGGTATGGCAGAAGACAAGTCAAGAAAATATTCGATGATGAAACACGCCTAAATTACATGCTTAAGGTTGAAGCCGCAATAGCGAAGGCAGAATCCGAGCTTGGTATAATACCGCAAGATGCCTACAATGAGATCCAGAGAGCGGTAGATTCCGGATCAATAACTCTGGACGAGGTCAGGCAGGTTGAGGATGAGATAAAACATGACGTTATGGCCGTTGTCCGGGTTCTTTCAAAATATTCCGGATCAGGGTCTAAGTATGTACACTTCGGTGTCACATCAAACGATATAAACGATACCGCAACTGCACTTCAGCTGCATGATTTCTCTTCTATCTACAGATCGAACCTTGTATCATTCATGGAAACACTTGTAGGCCTCGCATCTAAATATCGCGATCTTCCAATGATGGGTAGGACTCATGGCCAGCATGCCTCGCCGATAACCCTTGGCCTGAAGTTTGCGGTCTATCTTGCGGAGATGATAAGGCATCTCGACCGGTGGGATGAGATGGCTGGCAGAGCATTTGCCGGGAAGGTGCTGGGTCCTGTCGGTACTGGAGCAGCTCTGGGAGAAATGGCACTGGATGTTCAGAAGAGGGTCATGGACATACTGGGTATATATCCGGAGGACGGCGCAACGCAGATCGTCAACAGGGATCGTTACATAGAGTATCTCTCCGTCATAAATGGTATATCGGTGACGCTGGAAAAGATAGCTACCGAGATAAGGAATCTTCAAAGACCAGAGATAGATGAACTCTCCGAATACTTTGACTTTGAAAAGCAGGTCGGCTCAAGCTCCATGCCAAGCAAGGTAAATCCAATAAATTCCGAAAACGTGGTGAGCCTCTCACGCTTCATAAGATCCTTGATAATATCTGAGTACGAGGCCGGTGTTACATGGCATGAACGGGATCTCACCAATAGTGCATCTGAACGCTTTGTTATACCGTACGCGAGCATACTGATAGATTATGCTACTGATCGATTAAACGGTGTTCTGAAAACCCTCATCGTCAAGGAGGACAATATACGCAGGAATCTGGAAAACGATGACAGCATCTACTCTGAAAGTATAGTAACGATACTGACTGAGCGCGGTATGGCAAGGCAGGACGCACATGAATTTGTCCGAAGATCGGCCATGAATGCAAGGAGCAAGGGTATGAGCTTCAGGCAGGGCCTGCTAGAGAATGGCATTGAAAGATATCTCAGCAAAGCCGATCTTGACAGGGCGATGGATCCGGCCAACTTCATAGGATTGGCACCGATCATATGTGATACGATAGTAAAGAAGGCGAAAGAGAGGATCGGGATGAAAGATGGAGAGCAAGCTTCCTGA
- a CDS encoding diphthine--ammonia ligase, with the protein MKAIALISGGKDSFLSAYIAMQQGFDIVRAMIVRPQEYSYMFHFPNVDKAGYVAGMLGIEPEFVLEDGFQQRVKEYASDGVKAIVSGAIASEFQKTRLERIATEFSIISYTPLWKVDQHRVMRDILDAGIRAMIVSVSAEGFSENDLGREIDDKYLERLYHLEKRYGINITGEGGEYETFVFGFGNKYISVKGHRIWKGSGGYFNIDSVEERPDSC; encoded by the coding sequence ATGAAGGCAATTGCCCTGATATCTGGCGGCAAGGACTCATTTCTATCTGCATATATTGCAATGCAGCAGGGGTTCGATATAGTCAGGGCGATGATAGTGCGCCCGCAGGAATACTCATACATGTTTCACTTCCCGAATGTGGATAAGGCCGGATACGTGGCAGGTATGCTTGGCATCGAGCCAGAATTCGTACTGGAGGATGGGTTTCAGCAGCGTGTGAAAGAATACGCATCTGACGGTGTGAAGGCCATCGTATCCGGCGCAATAGCATCTGAGTTCCAGAAGACAAGGCTGGAAAGAATTGCAACCGAGTTTTCCATAATCTCTTATACCCCCCTGTGGAAGGTCGATCAACACAGGGTTATGAGGGATATACTCGATGCTGGAATAAGGGCAATGATAGTATCGGTATCTGCAGAAGGATTCAGTGAGAATGATCTGGGAAGGGAGATAGATGATAAGTATCTAGAACGCCTGTATCACCTTGAGAAAAGGTACGGCATAAATATAACGGGAGAAGGCGGCGAGTATGAGACCTTTGTCTTTGGTTTTGGAAATAAGTACATATCCGTAAAGGGGCACAGGATATGGAAAGGATCCGGCGGTTACTTCAATATCGACAGCGTAGAAGAAAGACCGGATTCATGCTGA
- a CDS encoding thiamine-phosphate kinase yields the protein MKLKYIGERSIISKLASITGLPYKDDCSWVDEGDHYLLITTDSIRKETHLPDGTDPHLAGRFMASINLSDIAAMAGHPISFMTAYSVSPDLDMEYLEAIEEGMMSVLRKYSVDFIGGDLKEGDDLTLVGIAIGRQTKKLTRKRSDIAKGQMVGYTNRIGRAASGYIFYKSGYDRKRGLSMLLGVEPRISEAIKMSEYGARFMMDLSDGLYASLDQMKQDYGVGFRIVRDEIAYDDSVNKASEISGSDVYDIAGNYGGDYEILFSVDEANYKDFQAAMDSEHIEVHFIGETWNGDNIMFDGNAWHPIIGRGYEHFSEKPKLGRIV from the coding sequence ATGAAATTGAAGTATATCGGTGAACGGTCAATAATATCCAAGCTGGCATCGATAACCGGCCTTCCATATAAGGACGATTGCTCTTGGGTGGACGAGGGCGATCACTACCTTCTGATAACCACAGATTCCATAAGGAAGGAAACTCACTTGCCCGACGGAACAGATCCGCATCTGGCCGGAAGGTTCATGGCCTCCATAAACCTCAGCGACATAGCCGCAATGGCAGGCCATCCCATATCGTTCATGACGGCTTATTCAGTCAGCCCAGATCTTGATATGGAGTATCTTGAGGCGATCGAAGAAGGCATGATGTCCGTTTTGCGAAAGTACTCTGTGGATTTCATAGGTGGCGATCTGAAGGAGGGGGATGATCTAACGCTGGTTGGCATTGCAATCGGGCGGCAGACGAAGAAGCTCACAAGAAAGCGATCAGATATAGCAAAGGGGCAGATGGTAGGATACACCAACAGGATAGGAAGAGCGGCGAGCGGTTACATATTCTACAAAAGCGGCTACGATCGCAAGCGTGGCCTTTCAATGCTCCTAGGCGTGGAACCGAGGATAAGCGAAGCAATAAAGATGAGCGAATATGGAGCAAGATTCATGATGGATCTATCAGACGGCCTCTATGCTTCCCTGGATCAAATGAAACAAGATTATGGTGTTGGGTTCAGAATAGTGAGGGATGAGATCGCGTATGATGATTCCGTGAACAAAGCCTCCGAAATATCAGGTTCAGATGTTTATGACATAGCTGGCAACTACGGTGGAGACTATGAAATACTCTTTAGCGTGGATGAAGCCAATTACAAGGACTTCCAGGCAGCTATGGATTCGGAGCACATAGAGGTTCATTTCATAGGAGAAACGTGGAACGGAGACAACATAATGTTCGACGGGAATGCATGGCATCCAATAATTGGCAGGGGCTATGAGCATTTCTCAGAGAAACCGAAGCTCGGGAGGATCGTCTGA